One segment of Oscillospiraceae bacterium MB08-C2-2 DNA contains the following:
- a CDS encoding desulfoferrodoxin family protein, which produces MEIFRCKLCGNIIVKLVDSGAVPVCCGEPISLLHANTTDAAQEKHVPAFSLEGNTLTVQVGDVLHPMTPEHFIQFILVEQDGKVQYTKLTPDQEPKATFSVCQDKPFTVYEYCNLHGLWKAEK; this is translated from the coding sequence ATGGAAATTTTTCGCTGCAAATTATGTGGAAACATTATCGTAAAGCTAGTGGATTCCGGCGCTGTTCCGGTATGCTGCGGTGAGCCTATCTCCCTGCTGCACGCCAACACCACCGATGCCGCTCAGGAGAAGCATGTTCCCGCCTTTTCTCTGGAAGGCAACACCCTCACAGTACAGGTCGGTGATGTGCTCCATCCTATGACCCCCGAGCATTTCATCCAGTTCATTCTGGTGGAGCAGGATGGTAAGGTACAGTATACCAAGCTTACCCCCGATCAGGAGCCCAAAGCTACCTTTAGTGTCTGCCAGGATAAGCCCTTTACCGTTTATGAATACTGCAACCTGCACGGCTTGTGGAAGGCTGAGAAGTAA
- a CDS encoding fucose isomerase: MKKVTLGVVCLVRTTYDHKAAQEIYNNKMEELRTKLPEVDFVFEEQAVIEVEDAQAAAQKMLAANVDGLVIISGTFHLGHLALVLAKHVRKPILLWAFNELPYDGGKIRLNAVCGLNLNASNLYKAGYDNISYTIGDWIDEEWLKALRAKVVLDNAHVGIVGYRAHGFFNVGSDDLDVYRKTGILIDHYEIADMFGQPVSEQELDEEEVKVRKLFTTKDVTDEQVRKVAGLCVSIEKFMDKNKLDCVAVRCWPEFAATYGVSPCASMSVVQSRGRILSCEGDIEGALSMLVTKALGVETPYLADLSQVDLEENFALMWHCGVAPANLWDGKSDRSLDTYFAGGKGVTAGFVMMDGHINMMRIDTARGKTRMFMCAGDTIPMEKQLTGTYVKVRFEQSMDELLESVISNGFAHHVAFVYGEYRSILKRFAQMMNFEVIE, encoded by the coding sequence ATGAAAAAGGTAACATTGGGTGTTGTTTGCCTTGTAAGAACCACCTATGATCATAAAGCTGCACAGGAGATTTACAACAACAAGATGGAGGAGTTGCGCACGAAGCTGCCTGAGGTCGACTTTGTGTTCGAAGAGCAGGCTGTCATCGAGGTGGAAGATGCGCAGGCCGCCGCTCAAAAAATGCTGGCCGCCAATGTGGATGGTCTGGTGATCATCAGCGGAACCTTTCATCTGGGGCATCTGGCACTGGTGCTGGCCAAGCATGTCAGAAAGCCGATTCTTCTGTGGGCTTTCAACGAGCTTCCCTATGATGGTGGAAAAATCCGCCTCAATGCCGTGTGCGGCCTGAATCTCAACGCCTCCAACCTTTACAAGGCAGGCTATGACAATATCAGCTACACCATTGGCGATTGGATTGATGAGGAATGGCTCAAAGCTCTGCGGGCCAAGGTTGTTCTGGATAACGCCCATGTGGGTATCGTTGGCTACCGGGCTCACGGCTTTTTCAATGTGGGCTCCGATGATCTGGATGTTTACCGCAAAACCGGCATTCTTATCGATCACTATGAAATTGCCGATATGTTTGGCCAGCCTGTCAGCGAGCAGGAGCTGGATGAAGAAGAAGTTAAGGTCCGCAAGCTCTTTACCACCAAGGATGTAACCGATGAGCAGGTGCGCAAGGTGGCCGGGCTGTGTGTCAGCATCGAAAAGTTTATGGATAAAAACAAGCTGGATTGCGTAGCTGTTCGTTGCTGGCCGGAATTTGCCGCTACCTATGGGGTCTCCCCTTGTGCTTCCATGTCGGTTGTGCAGTCCCGGGGCCGCATTCTTTCCTGCGAAGGGGATATTGAAGGTGCTCTTTCCATGCTGGTAACCAAGGCGCTGGGTGTGGAAACTCCCTATCTTGCCGATCTTTCACAGGTGGATTTGGAAGAAAACTTTGCCCTCATGTGGCACTGTGGCGTAGCCCCCGCAAACCTGTGGGACGGCAAAAGCGACCGGAGTCTGGATACATACTTTGCCGGTGGCAAGGGTGTAACCGCCGGATTTGTTATGATGGATGGCCACATCAACATGATGCGTATTGATACCGCCCGGGGCAAAACCAGAATGTTTATGTGCGCCGGCGATACCATCCCTATGGAAAAACAGCTCACCGGCACCTATGTGAAGGTGCGCTTTGAGCAGAGCATGGATGAACTGCTGGAATCGGTCATCAGCAACGGCTTTGCCCACCACGTTGCCTTTGTTTATGGTGAATACCGCAGCATTCTCAAACGCTTTGCCCAAATGATGAATTTCGAAGTCATCGAATAG
- a CDS encoding DMT family transporter has product MKKYGNVLWLSLVWSLFYIAVNTLNKQLSPFVTGSSVRIMAFVLLTLVMAFGKRLPLLRCPKNYLPWLILIGCLGFLLDFTSFIGLRYSSAGTGTVLLKVDVIFVQVMAAFINREKFDKLDWLLTFVMLGGAMLVMGINPFAMQFRATDLFFVLSALFVSINAFIIQKVQRMEVQRIGSQDKSGINSVIAYYNNAVAGLLFITAALVVGEISQVGAVWSQTPLVYIVMLAGLGQVGIYTLYYRALAKHPVWIVKIILLLIPVFALAFETVTTRQLPGADKCIGTIIVLAMAVAVILKHSRPPKTA; this is encoded by the coding sequence ATGAAAAAATATGGCAATGTCCTGTGGCTTTCCCTTGTCTGGTCGCTCTTTTATATCGCTGTCAATACCCTAAACAAGCAGTTAAGCCCTTTTGTAACAGGTTCCTCCGTTCGGATTATGGCCTTTGTGCTGCTCACGTTGGTCATGGCCTTCGGCAAGCGCCTGCCTCTGCTGCGCTGCCCCAAAAATTATCTGCCATGGCTGATTTTGATTGGCTGCCTGGGCTTTTTGCTGGATTTCACCTCCTTTATCGGACTGCGCTATTCTTCAGCGGGAACCGGCACCGTTCTGCTCAAGGTGGATGTGATCTTTGTGCAGGTCATGGCGGCGTTTATCAACCGTGAAAAGTTTGATAAGCTGGATTGGCTGCTGACCTTTGTCATGCTGGGAGGCGCCATGCTGGTTATGGGTATCAATCCCTTTGCCATGCAGTTCCGGGCCACCGATTTGTTTTTTGTGCTCAGCGCCTTGTTTGTATCCATCAACGCATTTATCATCCAAAAGGTACAGCGTATGGAGGTGCAGCGCATCGGCAGTCAGGATAAATCGGGCATCAACAGTGTGATTGCCTATTACAACAACGCAGTGGCCGGCTTGCTTTTCATCACTGCCGCATTGGTGGTGGGTGAGATTTCCCAAGTGGGAGCGGTTTGGAGCCAGACACCGCTGGTGTATATTGTGATGCTGGCAGGTCTTGGGCAGGTGGGCATCTATACCCTTTATTACCGCGCACTGGCCAAGCACCCGGTCTGGATTGTGAAGATCATTCTGCTGCTGATTCCTGTGTTTGCTCTGGCCTTTGAGACAGTCACAACCCGGCAGCTCCCCGGTGCAGATAAATGCATTGGCACAATAATTGTGCTGGCTATGGCGGTGGCCGTGATCCTTAAGCACAGTCGCCCTCCAAAAACAGCCTGA
- a CDS encoding ABC transporter ATP-binding protein — protein MNDSNIKVKAVNISKAFGDLLVLDNISFNVHDGEFLCIVGPTGCGKTTFLNSLSKLYTLTSGEIYINDEPVDLKKHNIAYIFQEYSTMPWLNVEQNIAFGLEIKNTSKEKTKQKVDEVLEMVGLTEFRDYYPSQLSASMLQRVVIARAFATEPELLLMDEPYGQLDIELRFKLEDELIKLWQKTKTTIIFITHNIEEAVYMAERCLILSNKPTTIKEETLIDLPRPRNVSSPEFIEKRQYITEQIKWW, from the coding sequence GTGAACGATTCGAATATTAAAGTAAAGGCTGTCAATATATCAAAGGCCTTTGGTGACCTGCTGGTGCTGGATAACATCTCCTTTAATGTGCACGACGGCGAGTTCCTGTGCATTGTAGGCCCCACCGGCTGCGGAAAAACCACCTTTTTGAACAGCTTATCCAAGCTCTATACACTCACCAGCGGCGAAATCTATATCAACGATGAGCCGGTGGATCTCAAAAAGCACAACATCGCTTATATCTTTCAGGAATATTCCACCATGCCCTGGCTGAACGTGGAGCAAAACATCGCCTTTGGCCTTGAGATCAAGAATACCTCCAAGGAGAAAACAAAGCAAAAGGTGGATGAAGTGCTGGAAATGGTGGGTCTCACCGAGTTCAGGGATTACTACCCCAGCCAGCTTTCCGCCTCTATGCTCCAGCGTGTGGTTATCGCCAGAGCCTTTGCCACCGAGCCGGAGCTTCTGCTGATGGATGAGCCTTATGGCCAGCTGGATATTGAGCTGCGCTTTAAGCTGGAGGATGAGCTGATCAAGCTGTGGCAGAAAACCAAAACCACTATCATCTTCATCACCCATAACATTGAAGAAGCGGTTTATATGGCGGAGCGGTGCCTGATTCTTTCCAACAAGCCCACCACCATCAAGGAAGAAACCCTGATTGATCTGCCCCGCCCCCGCAATGTATCCAGCCCAGAGTTTATTGAAAAGCGGCAGTATATCACCGAGCAGATCAAATGGTGGTAA
- a CDS encoding ABC transporter ATP-binding protein, with the protein MEQQGSIKKTIIECKNVTKEFETPKGTLTVIDDVSLNVRENEFLVLFGPGQCGKTTMINVLSGLELPSGGKVSVADKPVEGPGPERGVVYQTTAIFPWLTVMGNVEFGPKVRGISKKERRERAMHYIDLVGLNGFENAFPAKLSGGMRQRVGIARAYCNEPICLYMDEPFGHLDAQTRYLMQEEIERIWQAEKRTVVFVTNNIEEALYLADRIVVMTNCPSKIRCEYEINLPRPRDYMDPEFLRLREEITRAVDATL; encoded by the coding sequence ATGGAACAACAAGGGAGTATAAAAAAGACCATTATCGAGTGCAAGAATGTCACCAAAGAGTTTGAAACTCCTAAGGGCACTCTCACCGTTATAGACGATGTCTCTTTAAATGTTCGAGAAAACGAATTTCTAGTGCTGTTTGGCCCCGGCCAATGCGGAAAAACCACCATGATCAATGTTTTATCCGGCCTTGAGCTTCCCTCCGGAGGAAAGGTTTCGGTAGCGGACAAGCCAGTGGAGGGCCCCGGCCCTGAACGTGGCGTGGTCTATCAGACCACAGCTATTTTTCCATGGCTGACCGTTATGGGCAACGTAGAATTTGGCCCCAAGGTGCGGGGTATATCCAAAAAGGAGCGGCGTGAACGGGCCATGCACTACATCGACCTGGTAGGCCTCAACGGCTTCGAAAACGCTTTCCCTGCCAAGCTTTCCGGCGGTATGCGCCAGCGTGTGGGTATTGCCAGAGCCTATTGCAACGAGCCTATCTGCCTCTATATGGATGAGCCCTTCGGCCATTTGGATGCCCAGACCCGCTATTTGATGCAGGAAGAAATCGAACGTATATGGCAGGCAGAAAAGCGTACCGTTGTATTCGTAACCAACAACATAGAGGAAGCCCTCTATCTGGCAGACCGGATCGTGGTCATGACCAACTGCCCTTCAAAAATCCGGTGCGAGTATGAAATCAACCTTCCCCGGCCAAGAGACTATATGGATCCTGAGTTTCTGCGGCTTCGGGAGGAAATCACCCGCGCAGTGGACGCTACATTATAG
- a CDS encoding ABC transporter permease, with amino-acid sequence MDVLHRSTKTQKAIAASISIGCFLILWQLVTTFTGLAQIMPTPVVVITRFIKGLYTKIGPYTILGHAFWSLSRVLIAYTVAAIAGIVLGLAMGWNKSIEAFCRPVFEMIRPIPPIAWIPLSILWLGLGEMTKYFLIFLAAFSNVTMNAYAGALAVDPVLVGAARMLGANKIQIFTKIVIPSSVPQIFAGLQIALSSSWATVVAAEMVRSSEGIGWMIFAGMETNNMPQILVGILAIGLIGFLLAIIMRGAETHLCAWNNKGV; translated from the coding sequence ATGGACGTTTTGCACAGAAGCACAAAAACACAAAAAGCGATCGCTGCTTCGATCTCCATCGGTTGCTTCCTGATTCTGTGGCAGCTGGTTACCACCTTTACCGGGCTGGCCCAGATTATGCCCACCCCTGTCGTGGTCATCACTCGCTTTATCAAGGGCCTCTATACCAAAATCGGCCCCTACACCATTTTAGGCCACGCCTTCTGGTCTCTGAGTCGTGTGCTCATTGCCTATACTGTAGCGGCAATAGCCGGTATTGTGCTGGGTCTTGCCATGGGCTGGAACAAGAGCATTGAAGCCTTTTGCCGCCCTGTTTTTGAAATGATCCGCCCGATCCCTCCCATTGCATGGATTCCCCTTTCCATTCTGTGGCTGGGGCTTGGCGAGATGACCAAGTATTTCCTGATTTTTCTTGCCGCCTTTTCCAATGTCACCATGAATGCCTACGCCGGTGCTTTGGCTGTAGACCCGGTTCTGGTGGGCGCCGCCCGAATGCTTGGGGCCAACAAAATACAGATTTTCACCAAAATTGTTATTCCATCCTCTGTGCCTCAGATTTTTGCAGGCCTGCAAATCGCGCTTTCCAGCAGCTGGGCTACCGTGGTGGCCGCTGAAATGGTTCGCTCCTCAGAAGGCATCGGCTGGATGATTTTTGCCGGTATGGAAACCAACAATATGCCCCAGATTCTTGTGGGTATTCTGGCAATCGGCCTGATCGGCTTTTTACTTGCGATTATTATGAGAGGGGCGGAAACACACCTATGCGCATGGAACAACAAGGGAGTATAA
- a CDS encoding ABC transporter permease: MQAKKKKGNGKYIALSVLSIVLFILVWHLITAVFKVFPSNVFPSPAKIVKTFIYKLSNPNPDGGTLFQHIGASLQVALSGYFLALVVGIPLGILMGWSEKVDIYARPLFDLLRPIPGIAWIPVMLTFFGIGMASKVAVIFLSALIPCIVNSYTGIKQTKAVHLWVAQTFGASNRQMLFRIAIPTAMPMILTSLRVALGSAWTALVAAELLASTKGLGFMIQQSRGLTRPDVIIVGMISIGAIGAFLTYLISLLEKAILKGGRW; encoded by the coding sequence TTGCAAGCAAAAAAGAAAAAGGGCAATGGCAAATACATAGCGTTGTCTGTTTTATCCATTGTGCTGTTTATCTTGGTGTGGCACTTGATCACGGCAGTGTTTAAGGTGTTCCCCTCCAATGTTTTCCCCAGCCCTGCCAAAATCGTTAAAACCTTTATTTATAAGCTGAGCAATCCCAACCCCGATGGAGGCACCCTGTTCCAGCACATTGGCGCCAGCCTGCAGGTTGCACTGAGTGGCTATTTTCTGGCTCTTGTTGTGGGTATCCCGCTGGGCATTCTCATGGGCTGGAGCGAAAAGGTGGATATTTATGCCCGTCCCCTTTTCGACCTGCTGCGCCCGATCCCCGGCATTGCATGGATTCCGGTTATGCTCACCTTCTTCGGCATCGGCATGGCCTCCAAGGTTGCGGTTATCTTTCTTTCTGCGCTGATTCCCTGCATCGTTAACTCCTACACCGGCATCAAGCAGACCAAGGCTGTGCACCTGTGGGTAGCGCAAACCTTCGGCGCAAGCAACCGCCAGATGCTTTTCAGAATCGCCATTCCCACCGCTATGCCTATGATTCTTACCTCCCTGCGTGTGGCTCTGGGCTCCGCTTGGACCGCTCTGGTTGCGGCTGAGCTGCTTGCCTCCACCAAGGGCCTTGGCTTTATGATTCAGCAGAGCCGAGGGCTGACCCGCCCAGATGTTATTATCGTGGGTATGATCTCCATCGGCGCCATTGGCGCATTCCTGACCTACCTGATTTCCCTGCTAGAAAAAGCTATTCTCAAAGGAGGCAGATGGTAA
- a CDS encoding ABC transporter substrate-binding protein, with protein MKKVISLALSMLMLVMLFAGCQSDSKPASSSAGNTATTPASSGSAESAPAAPVASGEKLKVGMMPYTVNVPAQYALDQGWFAEAGLDVEFVMFPNGTPMNESLAAKQIDMGVAGTAAVFSMVNGISTLVYETNTAGGMGLYVRADSPLAQVKGQIADKPDVLGSADTIRGIKVLGALGTVSQYTTIKYAELFGVKESEFEQIHMEFAQALQAFLAGEGDAISVPPPFSFQAAESGAVRAVSFEEAAGLTMKDGIIARKDVLADRRDDVVKFVQVYEKACDAFVKDPALRKEFSIKFFGANGFEYDDKLMEQEASVRDYINQDFIKQDGYVFGDSYTELANFFTTAGKIEEELLENLDTCFDPTVIKDAFGIDVKVIGK; from the coding sequence ATGAAAAAGGTTATTTCACTTGCACTGAGTATGCTCATGTTAGTTATGCTGTTCGCCGGCTGTCAATCCGACAGCAAGCCCGCTTCCAGCAGCGCAGGGAACACCGCCACAACTCCCGCTAGCTCCGGCAGTGCCGAAAGCGCTCCTGCCGCACCCGTGGCTTCCGGAGAAAAACTGAAGGTGGGTATGATGCCCTACACGGTTAATGTTCCCGCTCAGTATGCTTTGGATCAGGGCTGGTTTGCAGAAGCCGGTTTGGATGTGGAATTTGTTATGTTCCCCAACGGCACCCCTATGAATGAATCTCTTGCTGCCAAACAAATTGATATGGGCGTTGCCGGCACTGCCGCTGTATTTTCAATGGTCAATGGCATCAGCACTCTTGTTTATGAAACCAACACCGCCGGTGGTATGGGCCTCTATGTAAGAGCCGATTCTCCCCTTGCACAGGTTAAGGGCCAGATTGCTGATAAACCCGATGTTCTTGGTTCTGCCGATACCATCCGCGGCATTAAGGTTCTGGGCGCTCTTGGCACTGTCTCCCAGTATACCACCATTAAATACGCCGAGCTGTTCGGTGTAAAGGAAAGCGAATTTGAACAGATTCACATGGAATTTGCCCAAGCTCTTCAGGCTTTCCTTGCCGGTGAAGGTGACGCCATCTCTGTGCCTCCGCCGTTCTCTTTCCAAGCTGCCGAAAGCGGTGCAGTCCGTGCTGTATCCTTTGAAGAGGCCGCCGGTCTGACTATGAAGGATGGTATCATCGCACGTAAGGATGTTCTTGCTGACAGACGCGATGATGTTGTGAAGTTCGTTCAGGTATATGAAAAAGCCTGTGATGCGTTTGTGAAAGATCCTGCGCTGCGCAAAGAGTTTTCCATTAAGTTCTTCGGAGCCAATGGCTTTGAATACGATGACAAGCTCATGGAGCAGGAAGCCTCTGTAAGAGATTATATCAATCAGGATTTCATCAAGCAGGATGGCTATGTGTTTGGCGACAGCTACACCGAGCTTGCCAACTTCTTTACCACAGCCGGTAAAATCGAAGAAGAACTTCTGGAAAATCTGGATACCTGCTTTGATCCTACCGTTATCAAGGATGCCTTTGGCATTGATGTTAAAGTAATCGGCAAATAG